The Zalophus californianus isolate mZalCal1 chromosome X, mZalCal1.pri.v2, whole genome shotgun sequence genome window below encodes:
- the GJB1 gene encoding gap junction beta-1 protein yields MNWTGLYTLLSGVNRHSTAIGRVWLSVIFIFRIMVLVVAAESVWGDEKSSFICNTLQPGCNSVCYDHFFPISHVRLWSLQLILVSTPALLVAMHVAHQQHIEKKMLRLEGHADPLHLEEVKRHKVHISGTLWWTYVISVVFRLLFEAAFMYVFYLLYPGYAMVRLVKCEAYPCPNTVDCFVSRPTEKTVFTVFMLAASGICIILNVAEVVYLIIRACARRAQRRSNPPSRKGSGFGHRLSPEYKQNEINKLLSEQDGSLKDILRRSPGTGAGLAEKSDRCSAC; encoded by the coding sequence ATGAACTGGACAGGTTTGTACACCTTGCTCAGTGGCGTGAACCGGCATTCCACGGCCATTGGTCGCGTATGGCTCTCGGTCATCTTCATCTTCAGGATCATGGTGCTGGTGGTGGCCGCGGAGAGCGTGTGGGGTGACGAGAAGTCTTCCTTCATCTGCAACACCCTTCAGCCTGGCTGCAACAGCGTCTGCTACGACCACTTCTTCCCCATTTCCCACGTGCGCCTGTGGTCTCTGCAGCTCATCTTGGTGTCCACCCCGGCTCTCCTCGTGGCCATGCACGTGGCTCACCAGCAGCACATAGAAAAGAAGATGTTGCGCCTCGAGGGTCACGCGGACCCCCTGCACCTGGAGGAGGTGAAGAGGCACAAGGTCCACATCTCAGGGACACTGTGGTGGACCTATGTCATCAGCGTGGTCTTCCGGCTGCTGTTCGAGGCTGCCTTCATGTACGTCTTTTATCTGCTCTACCCCGGCTATGCCATGGTGCGGCTCGTCAAGTGTGAGGCCTACCCCTGCCCCAACACGGTGGACTGCTTCGTGTCCCGCCCCACCGAGAAAACCGTCTTCACGGTCTTCATGCTGGCCGCCTCTGGCATCTGCATCATCCTCAACGTGGCCGAGGTGGTGTACCTCATCATCCGGGCCTGTGCCCGCCGAGCCCAGCGCCGCTCCAATCCGCCCTCCCGCAAGGGCTCGGGCTTCGGCCACCGCCTCTCACCTGAATACAAGCAGAATGAGATCAACAAGCTGCTGAGCGAGCAGGACGGCTCCCTGAAAGACATACTGCGCCGCAGCCCCGGCACTGGGGCCGGGCTGGCTGAGAAGAGCGACCGCTGCTCGGCCTGCTGA